GCCTTGAGCGGCTGGCCCGGGACGTGAACGAGCCGCAGAGGTCCGAGGATCCCGTACCTCAGACTGTCCACTCGTCCGACCTCTCCACTCTTGAACCGACCTATCGTGACATCCGGCTGTACGCGGCGTCTGCACCTGCCGTGAGGGCGATGTACGCCGGATGTATCTCAGTCCGGCACTGTAGTCACAGGTACCGGGGGGAGGGCAGGCCCGGAGGTGGCGACTTGACCGCCGTCACACCGGGCCTGGCACTGGGAGAGAGTCCGGGATCGGGGGTCCTGGACTACGGGGAACCGGTGCCTACTGGCCACCGGTGAATGGCGGCTGTCCGTCCTGTGGCGCGGGGGAACCCGCAGGCGGCCCGCCCACCGGTGGCTCTCCCTGGTACTGCCCCGGAGCGGGGTACTGGCCAGGCTGGCCCTGGTACGGCGGCTGCTGCGCGGGCTGCTGCTGGTAACCGCCCGGAATCTGCTGCTGCGGCGGGTAGTTGCCCTGGTCCCCCGGCATCTGCGGGTGGATCTGGCCCGACGACGGCGCACCCGGCTGCATCTGCGGCGGCGCCTGCTCACCCGCGACCGAGCCGATCGTGCCGAACGAGACCTGCGGCACCGCACGGACCTGCTCGTCCTTGACCTCGAAGTAGCCGGCCTTCTCGAACTTGAAGCCGCCCGCGATCAGGTTCGACGGGAACGCCTCGATCCGGGTGTTGTAGTCGCCGACGTTCGCGTTGTAGAACCGGCGGCCGGCCGCGATCCGGTCCTCGGTGTCGGTCAGCTCGCGCTGCAGACCGAGGAAGTTCTGGTTCGACTGCAGCTGCGGGTACTGCTCGACCGAGATCATCATCTGACGCAGCGCGCCGGACAGCTGACCCTCCGCGGCGGCCCGCTGCTCCGGGTTGGAGCCCTGCACGTTCACCGCCTGGGTGCGCAGCCGGGCGACCTCCTCGAACACGTGCCGCTCGTGCGCGGCGTAGGCGCGCACGGTCTCGACCAGGTTCGGGATCAGGTCGTACCGGCGGTGCAGCTCGACGTCGATCTGCCGCCACGACTCCTGGATCAGGTTCCGCTGCTTGACGAACCGGTTGTACGACGTGATCAGCATGATCGCCAGAATGACGATCACCGCGACCACGATGATGACCCAAACCATGACGAGCTCCCGAGAGTTGGCAGTGCTGGGAGCGACTCTACGGGTACCCGGGTCCGCCCGGAGGGGGCTGCTGACCGCGGGGGTCGACGCCTGCGTAGTCGCGCCAGACGTACGGCGGGACGTTCAGCGCGACCTGTTCGAGCAGCCCGAGGCGGTTCAGTACCTCGTTCGGGTTGTGCGCGCCGCTGTCCCAGCCGACCAGCGAATTTCCCTCGAAGCGCCAGCCGATCTCGCCGCGGGCGAGCAGCATCTCCATCATCCGCGGCGTCACCACCGCG
This Kribbella sp. NBC_00482 DNA region includes the following protein-coding sequences:
- a CDS encoding LemA family protein — its product is MVWVIIVVAVIVILAIMLITSYNRFVKQRNLIQESWRQIDVELHRRYDLIPNLVETVRAYAAHERHVFEEVARLRTQAVNVQGSNPEQRAAAEGQLSGALRQMMISVEQYPQLQSNQNFLGLQRELTDTEDRIAAGRRFYNANVGDYNTRIEAFPSNLIAGGFKFEKAGYFEVKDEQVRAVPQVSFGTIGSVAGEQAPPQMQPGAPSSGQIHPQMPGDQGNYPPQQQIPGGYQQQPAQQPPYQGQPGQYPAPGQYQGEPPVGGPPAGSPAPQDGQPPFTGGQ